A window from Pangasianodon hypophthalmus isolate fPanHyp1 chromosome 4, fPanHyp1.pri, whole genome shotgun sequence encodes these proteins:
- the LOC113524016 gene encoding C-C motif chemokine 4 homolog, with product MFSRSLLLVLLVLACIQSFTMAHNANAPDSCCFTFHMNRIPVKVIEKYKETRRECPKAGVVFILKSGRQVCADSDVEWVRKHMNTIDQRLFASLTQNQPSA from the exons ATGTTCTCTCGTTCTCTCCTGCTAGTTCTGCTGGTTCTTGCCTGCATTCAGTCCTTCACAATGGCCCACA ATGCAAATGCACCAGATTCGTGCTGTTTCACATTCCATATGAATCGAATCCCTGTAAAAGTTATTGAAAAGTATAAAGAAACTCGACGTGAATGTCCAAAAGCTGGAGTCGT TTTTATCCTAAAGAGCGGCCGTCAGGTGTGTGCAGACTCCGACGTCGAGTGGGTGCGGAAACACATGAATACAATTGACCAGCGCCTTTTCGCAAGCCTGACCCAAAATCAACCGAGTGCTTAA